ACGCCATCTGCACCCACATGATCGGCAACAGCATGGCCGAGAAAATCGAAGACGGCTCCACCCTCGCCATCGACCGCGGACTCACCCAGGTGGTGGACGGCGAAATCTACGCCATCGAACACGACGGCATGCTGCGCATCAAATACCTGCACCGCATGCCCGGCAACGCCCTGCGCCTGCGCAGCCACAACAGCGCGGAATATCCGGACGAAATCTTCCGGGCGGCGCAGATCGAGGAGCAGCGGATTCATGTGTTGGGGTGGGTGTTCTGGTGGTCGACCCTGGGCAAGCGCCGGCCGGTGGTGCCGTTTCTCTGAAGCGGGAGCCAGCCTGCTGGCGATGAGGCCCTGAAAGTCGGTACAAATTCTGGATTTTCTCCAGTTTGATCGCTCTAAACCGCACTTCAAGCTGGGAATCAGAAGCAAAACTCAGTATCCTGCGCCCCACATTCGCGCATCGACCCGCCAAGCGGCCCAGATGACGCCTGACGCGGCAGACCACTGTCTGACCAAGTCCCACAGCCGGACGCAAGATCCGGGTGTACGTTTTGAAGGCTGGCGCGGTTTACCAAAAATAAACCAAGCCAGTCCCCGAGAAGCCGGCCACAAGCCGGCTTTTTAATGCCTGCTGAAAAACCGGCCGGGGCCGGGTTTTATCGGTAGAGCGCAGTGCAACCATGCTTGCACAACAGAGCCTCGCCTGCTGGAAGCCACGGCAACTCTGAATGCTCGAATCACCCCACAAGGACGTTCAAAACTGATGCCCGAAACCATCAGCTCACACATGAAGTCAGCTGCCATGACAGCCGCCCTGTGCCTCTGTCTTTCAGGATGCGTTGGAGCAATCGTATCGCTCCCGGAAAAGACCACCGCCAAGACTGACGCTTACCGAGCGCAGACCTATCGGTCAGTCACTCCAAAAATCAGCAGAACGGTAACGTCGACACCCACGCGAGAATGGTGCGGGATTACCGTTTGGGCGCTAGTCATTCCTGTGCCATTGAAGCTGCCGCTGTGCACTTCGTATCAAGAGCAATCATTCGGCAGCGACGAGACCGGCAACGAAGTCGTTCTGCTCAACACACAACAAAAAGTGCCATCCCCCTTCTACGCGTGCGGCCCACTCATGACGTTGGGGCCGATCGTTCATGGCTACCAAGGCAACGCACTTTGCGGCGTTTTTCCGGATTGATGGTGGAACTGACATAGCGACTTACGCTTTCACTTGCCAAGGTTTTCGTCTCGAAGCTCTCCATATTCACCATTGATTTACAATCACCATCCGATCGCCACGAACACTTTCAGCACAGGGATGCGCCCATGTCCGTTCCAACCTACGATCAGTTCATTGAGCCGATCCTGCGATTTCTCGCCACAAAACCCGAGGGTGCAATCGCTCGGGACGCCCATGAAGCAGCAGCAAAAATGCTGCAACTGACTGAAGCTCAGCGCGAAGAACTGATCGCCAGTGGTCAGGCTACCTACAAGAACCGATCAGGCTGGGCGCACGACCGACTCAAGTCCTGGCCTATTACGTGCCCTTCTATTTCACACCCTTCTCGGTGATGATGCAGAACATCCACTCCGGCTGGAGCGTGCAGCAACGCAGCAATGACGAGATCGTGATTCTGGTCTCAAGCCTTTATCGCGTTGAAGAGCTCGGCCTACCGTTTGTCTTCACAAACGCACATGCCTATCCGGGTTGGACAGACTATTACAGCGATCTGGCGAATCTCGACCAGATCGATTGGTCTATCCTCCAACGGCGCGACTTCAAGCGCGATCCTGATGACCCTCGTAAAATGGAGCGTTATCAAGCCGAAGCGCTGATCCACCATCACTTACCGATTACGGGACTACTGGGCATCATGTGCCACACCGATGCAATGAAAGAACGCATAGAACAAAACGTAGCCGCTAGAGGCCTGACGTTGCCAGTCCATGCGCGTCCCAAATGGTATTTCCAATGATCAGATTTACCCAAGGCAACCTGCTGGAAGCCAAGACCGAAGCCCTCGTAAACACGGTGAACACCGTGGGCGTGATGGGGAAAGGCATCGCATTGATGTTCAAAGAGCGCTTTGCGCAGAACTATCGTCTTTACGCAGCGGCGTGCAAGGCCAAGGAAGTTGAAACCGGCAAGATGCACGTGACCGCCACCAACGAGCTTGATGGCCCTCGCTGGATCGTCAATTTCCCGACCAAACGTCACTGGCGTTCACCCTCGCAGATGGCCTGGATAACGGAAGGTTTGCATGACCTGCGTCGTTTTCTGATTGAGAACGACGTGAAATCCGTCGCGGTCCCACCACTAGGCGCTGGTAATGGTGGGTTGAAGTGGCCTGAAGTCCGTGAACAAATCGTTGAGATTTTGGGGGATCTGGATGTCGACGTACTGGTGTTCGAGCCTACCAATCAATATCTGAATGTCGCCAAGCGCAGCGGTGTAGAGAAACTCACGCCAGCTCGTGCCCTTATCGCCGAACTGGTTCGACGCTATTGGGTGTTGGGCATGGAATGCAGCCTGCTGGAAATCCAGAAACTGGCCTGGTTTCTTGAGCGCACTATCGAGAAGCTGCCGGAAATTGAAAACCCGCTCAACCTCAAGTTCGTCGCACATAAATACGGCCCGTACGCTAACCGTCTGGAGCATCTGCTCGATAACCTTGATGGCAGCTATCTGCATTGTGACAAGCGAATCAGTGACGCTGGCATTAGCGATGTGATCTGGTTTGATCAAGAACGCAAAGCCTTTTTGCAGGCTTATCTCAAGACTGAGGCCAAGGAATACTCTCAAGCATTGGAACGCACAGCTCAGCTCATTGACGGTTTTGAATCGCCATTCGGCATGGAGTTGCTGGCGACAGTTGACTGGCTGTTGAGCCAGGAGGGAGTTTCGGCGACCGTTCCTGCGGTGCGCGAAGCATTGAAGCACTGGGACGGTGGCGCCGGTGCTGCGGCCCGCAAGAGCAAACTGTTCGATGATCAGTCTCTTGATATTGCGCTCAAGCGTCTGACCACCAGCAGCTTCCGACCTGAATTAGCGGCCTGAGTGATTGAATAGAATTGGGCAGCGAGCAACTGCCCAATTACCCTCACGGATAGCTGAACGACTTAACCAACGTCAACTCCCCCACCGCCCGCATCGGCACCACGAACGTCTCCATCTTCTCGCTCGGCGTCCCTTCTTCGGTAATCACCGTCACCTGCGCCGTAGTCAGCGGCTGCACCGCCTCTTCCCCACCCTCATCATCCCCACGATAACCACCGCCAAAATAATTCACATACACCAGATACTGCCCCTTGATCGGCGCCGGCATGGCGAAGATTTCCGGGCCGTAACCGGTGGTCACGTCGACATCCAAGGCCGCGCCATTGGGTGCGACGCGATCGCCGTACCAGATGTGGGCACCGTCGGGTGTGATCAGGTGCAGGTCGAGGTCGGTGCCGTCGCTGTCCCAGGACAGCAGCACGCGAAGTTTGGCCGGGGTGGCGCCGCCGCTGGCGTTGAGGAATTGGGTGCGGTGCCGTTGCTGGCCGTCCGGGCTGCGGACTTCGACGCTGTTGCTGCCATTGGGGAACGAGAACGGGCGGTCGAAGCGGCCGCTGTCGTCGATTTTCAGCGGCATGCTGACGCCGTTGACGATCAGGCGACCGGGTTCTTTGTTTTTCGGTGTGGCTTTGATTTCGCCGCTGATGCGCGCGGTGTTGGCCTGGCCGAGCGGGGTGTTCACCGAAGAGGCCGGGTAGTTGACCGTCTGGCGAAAGCTCTCGCCCTCGCCTTCGGGCGCGCCGCTGCGCCAGCCGCCGACCGGGGTGTCGAGTTTGACGCTGTCGGCGGCCATCGCCATTGGCAATGCATTGAGCACGCAGAGCAACAGCAAGACCTGTGGATAACGGAGTGTCATGGTCTATTCCAGCAAAAGGTGACGGGCGAGCCCTTCGATGTAGGTTTCATCCTGGCCGTTGGGGTGTGCTTCAAAGGCCAGGTGCAGGTATTCGTGAGTCAGGTCGAGGCGATCCTGCAACGACAGCACGCCGCGCACGTAGATGCGCTGGCGTTCGCGGTCGACGAAGGGCCGTCCGAACGCGAGTTTGCAGACGGCGAAAGTGCTGACTTCGTTGTAGCCGGTTTCGCTTTCCAGCCTCGGACGCCAGCCGCGTCGTTGTTTTTGCAGCCAGTCTTGTGCGGCAGGCAGTGATTCGCAGGACGCTACCGGGTTGTCCCAACGGCTAAGGCTCGCTCGTGGATAGGCGTGCAACAGAATCGC
The window above is part of the Pseudomonas fluorescens genome. Proteins encoded here:
- the darG gene encoding type II toxin-antitoxin system antitoxin DNA ADP-ribosyl glycohydrolase DarG produces the protein MIRFTQGNLLEAKTEALVNTVNTVGVMGKGIALMFKERFAQNYRLYAAACKAKEVETGKMHVTATNELDGPRWIVNFPTKRHWRSPSQMAWITEGLHDLRRFLIENDVKSVAVPPLGAGNGGLKWPEVREQIVEILGDLDVDVLVFEPTNQYLNVAKRSGVEKLTPARALIAELVRRYWVLGMECSLLEIQKLAWFLERTIEKLPEIENPLNLKFVAHKYGPYANRLEHLLDNLDGSYLHCDKRISDAGISDVIWFDQERKAFLQAYLKTEAKEYSQALERTAQLIDGFESPFGMELLATVDWLLSQEGVSATVPAVREALKHWDGGAGAAARKSKLFDDQSLDIALKRLTTSSFRPELAA
- a CDS encoding YfaP family protein, coding for MTLRYPQVLLLLCVLNALPMAMAADSVKLDTPVGGWRSGAPEGEGESFRQTVNYPASSVNTPLGQANTARISGEIKATPKNKEPGRLIVNGVSMPLKIDDSGRFDRPFSFPNGSNSVEVRSPDGQQRHRTQFLNASGGATPAKLRVLLSWDSDGTDLDLHLITPDGAHIWYGDRVAPNGAALDVDVTTGYGPEIFAMPAPIKGQYLVYVNYFGGGYRGDDEGGEEAVQPLTTAQVTVITEEGTPSEKMETFVVPMRAVGELTLVKSFSYP